In Natronomonas halophila, one DNA window encodes the following:
- a CDS encoding DUF2391 family protein — MARLRRPKANFRLADSAQQVVGGFLLAGPFVVTEEVWVLAEDMTLVQSLSTAAIVFAIGYAALYKAAGRDPDDESDIAVGIPTRFASLMVVSYGSVLVLALSFGAPGTFLEGMPWPEIAFVTARAVGVGAVFSVVGAATADSVF; from the coding sequence ATGGCACGGCTTCGCCGCCCGAAAGCGAACTTCCGGCTGGCCGACTCCGCCCAGCAGGTCGTCGGCGGGTTCCTGCTTGCGGGCCCGTTCGTCGTCACCGAGGAGGTGTGGGTCCTCGCGGAGGACATGACGCTCGTCCAGTCGCTGTCGACGGCGGCCATCGTCTTCGCTATCGGCTACGCCGCGCTTTATAAGGCGGCCGGCCGCGACCCCGATGACGAATCGGATATCGCCGTCGGGATTCCGACGCGCTTTGCCTCGCTGATGGTCGTCTCCTACGGGTCGGTACTGGTGCTCGCGCTCTCGTTCGGTGCGCCCGGGACGTTTCTCGAGGGGATGCCGTGGCCCGAAATCGCCTTCGTCACGGCGCGTGCGGTCGGCGTCGGCGCGGTATTCAGCGTCGTCGGCGCCGCGACCGCTGACTCGGTGTTCTGA
- a CDS encoding DUF7090 family protein, translating into MDYELAIENAPDSVPGGTGILLIHPSTGETDRIDTEFLNTDTDRFLVISTRTTAREVQQKLEYYGVDEEKADILDTLSVERGYSRRSSDRVHYVSSPDDLAGIVDITREFLADHEGKRRISLDSVTEMAYYADEDRALEAVEELLELLETHDAVGLFHLSEEVHDAEDVARFKDRFDAIIYLDEDGTIETDF; encoded by the coding sequence ATGGACTACGAACTCGCCATCGAGAACGCGCCCGATTCGGTTCCGGGCGGCACCGGCATCCTTCTCATCCACCCGAGCACCGGCGAGACGGACCGGATCGACACGGAGTTTCTCAACACTGACACCGACCGGTTCCTCGTCATCTCCACGCGGACGACCGCCCGCGAGGTCCAGCAGAAACTCGAATACTACGGCGTCGACGAGGAGAAGGCCGACATCCTCGATACCCTCTCCGTAGAGCGGGGCTACTCGCGGCGCTCGTCGGACCGCGTCCACTACGTCTCCTCGCCGGACGATTTGGCGGGCATCGTCGATATCACACGCGAGTTCCTGGCGGACCACGAGGGCAAGCGGCGCATCAGCCTCGATTCCGTGACGGAGATGGCCTACTACGCCGACGAGGACCGCGCCCTCGAAGCCGTCGAGGAACTGCTGGAACTGCTCGAAACCCACGACGCCGTCGGCCTGTTCCACCTCTCCGAGGAGGTCCACGACGCCGAGGACGTCGCCCGGTTCAAGGACCGCTTCGACGCCATCATCTACCTCGACGAGGACGGCACCATCGAGACCGACTTCTAA
- a CDS encoding class I SAM-dependent methyltransferase — protein sequence MSVRAEFDSWAAEGRDRGMEERHWHTAKHALGRMPVEEGDTVLDLGCGSGYAARALREAKNAGRAYGLDGAPEMVRNARTYTDDPNVAYVVGDFQSLPFDDDSIDHAFSMEAFYYAPDPVGALEELRRVIRPGGTFYCAVNYFEESEHTHEWQESISIDMTLWNYEQYREAFREAGFHVAEQDTIPDRETEIPPAEAFPTDDWETREDMVERYREYGTLLTVGVVP from the coding sequence ATGAGCGTTCGCGCCGAGTTCGATTCGTGGGCCGCAGAGGGCCGAGACCGGGGGATGGAAGAACGGCACTGGCACACCGCCAAGCACGCGCTGGGGCGGATGCCCGTCGAGGAAGGCGACACCGTCCTCGATTTGGGCTGTGGCAGCGGCTACGCCGCCCGCGCCCTCCGGGAGGCGAAAAACGCCGGCCGCGCCTACGGCCTCGACGGCGCCCCCGAGATGGTCCGAAACGCCCGCACCTACACCGACGACCCCAACGTGGCCTACGTCGTCGGGGATTTCCAGTCGCTGCCCTTCGACGACGACAGCATCGACCACGCCTTTTCGATGGAGGCCTTTTACTACGCGCCCGACCCCGTCGGCGCCCTCGAGGAACTCCGGCGGGTCATCCGCCCCGGCGGCACCTTCTACTGTGCGGTCAACTACTTCGAGGAAAGCGAGCACACCCACGAGTGGCAGGAGTCGATTTCCATCGACATGACCCTGTGGAACTACGAGCAGTACCGCGAGGCGTTCCGCGAGGCGGGGTTCCACGTCGCCGAACAGGACACCATCCCGGACCGCGAAACCGAGATTCCGCCCGCCGAGGCGTTCCCGACCGACGACTGGGAGACCCGCGAGGACATGGTCGAACGGTATCGGGAGTACGGGACGCTACTGACGGTCGGCGTCGTCCCGTAA